From Bacteroidales bacterium, a single genomic window includes:
- a CDS encoding (4Fe-4S)-binding protein encodes MEEIVKEYTNGEVTIVWKPKKCFHSTNCFRGLPGVFDAANSPWINANGAPTDKIIEQIKKCPSGALSYYMNEELSFATVIGAIEAVPDGPFQIHGKIKFTGKDGKTTIKENVALCRCGGSANKPYCDGTHRKIGFKD; translated from the coding sequence ATGGAAGAGATTGTCAAAGAATACACCAACGGAGAGGTTACGATAGTGTGGAAACCGAAGAAGTGTTTCCACTCGACCAATTGTTTCCGGGGTCTTCCCGGGGTCTTCGATGCCGCCAATTCGCCCTGGATCAATGCCAATGGCGCTCCGACCGACAAGATCATTGAGCAGATCAAAAAATGCCCTTCCGGTGCACTGAGTTATTACATGAACGAAGAATTATCGTTCGCCACGGTCATCGGAGCCATTGAGGCGGTGCCTGACGGACCCTTTCAGATCCACGGAAAGATCAAATTCACCGGGAAAGACGGCAAGACAACGATCAAGGAAAACGTGGCGCTGTGCCGCTGCGGCGGATCCGCCAACAAGCCCTATTGCGACGGCACCCACCGCAAGATCGGATTCAAGGATTAA